The following coding sequences lie in one Pontibacter sp. G13 genomic window:
- a CDS encoding RagB/SusD family nutrient uptake outer membrane protein, protein MHANTHFKRMLTSMLCLGVVLLLNGCKDFLDLKPVGSVDEDDFYQTLNDLQLGLNSTYEVLGTDTYQKTEWLFGEGCGDDAIRTVKMSPSSEAGLLVQFNFTPQNAWILNRWQINYRGIFRANWVISKAAELPDENINILDEQNYLPVIIGEAKFLRALYYFNLVKTYGGVPIKPERISVSGDEDNTIQPRSTREEVYRYIEQDLREALLLVEDRYNFDNFQKGKIDKGAVAALLMKVLAYQAKPGVQDRKWEQAQLIGEYIVERRRLTYREVLNYDQFYQTEFNPESWTDVVSRLRIQVDETTTEAEQLEVLIENCQNYSLSPSYELMWVDQGEFHPGSIFEIGHTELRETHYTVGTRWDADLGRGNSAGQLQPGNYFRDKAASDPRAAFLFAQGNSASLDYVCDELNTISGTQPDPIKSYCMKWYHPVCQRPTSGTGNSGRNFRVLRFAEVKLFYAEALNEMGNRQAAIDQIRELVERANLIDDRVRDGVSRNLNALQLDSYENTRDLIWEERRLEMAFEFDRFWEIVRQGKAAAYMQEFNSQAAAFGPLWRKNFQTGINEVFPIPQIEVDLSNGVMVQNPGY, encoded by the coding sequence ATGCATGCAAATACCCATTTCAAACGCATGCTGACAAGCATGCTCTGCCTCGGAGTCGTGTTGTTGCTCAACGGCTGTAAAGATTTCCTTGATCTGAAACCTGTGGGCTCGGTAGATGAAGACGATTTCTACCAGACCCTCAACGATCTCCAACTTGGCCTCAATTCTACCTACGAAGTACTGGGGACCGATACCTACCAAAAGACCGAATGGCTCTTTGGAGAAGGTTGTGGAGATGATGCGATCCGGACGGTGAAGATGTCTCCATCGAGCGAAGCGGGATTGTTGGTCCAGTTCAATTTCACCCCGCAGAATGCTTGGATTCTCAATCGCTGGCAGATCAATTATCGAGGAATTTTCCGTGCCAATTGGGTGATCAGCAAAGCTGCCGAGCTGCCCGATGAAAATATCAATATCCTGGACGAGCAGAATTACCTGCCAGTCATTATCGGTGAGGCCAAATTTCTCCGAGCGTTGTACTATTTCAACCTCGTGAAAACCTACGGAGGTGTGCCGATCAAGCCTGAGCGAATTTCCGTGTCAGGAGATGAGGACAACACCATTCAGCCTCGTTCGACCCGAGAAGAAGTCTATCGATATATCGAGCAAGATCTCCGCGAGGCCCTTCTGTTGGTGGAAGACCGCTACAACTTCGACAATTTCCAGAAGGGGAAAATTGACAAAGGTGCTGTCGCTGCGCTCTTGATGAAGGTATTGGCCTATCAAGCCAAACCGGGGGTTCAGGATCGCAAATGGGAGCAAGCACAATTGATCGGGGAATATATCGTGGAAAGACGCCGATTGACCTACCGCGAAGTCCTGAATTACGATCAATTCTACCAGACAGAGTTCAATCCTGAAAGCTGGACGGATGTCGTAAGTCGCCTGCGAATCCAAGTGGATGAGACGACTACTGAAGCAGAACAACTGGAAGTACTCATTGAGAATTGCCAGAATTATTCCTTGAGTCCATCCTACGAATTGATGTGGGTAGACCAAGGCGAATTCCATCCGGGTTCCATTTTCGAAATTGGCCATACGGAGCTCCGCGAAACCCACTATACGGTAGGTACCCGATGGGATGCTGATCTGGGACGAGGAAATTCTGCGGGCCAATTGCAACCCGGCAATTACTTCCGGGACAAGGCCGCTTCTGATCCGAGAGCAGCATTCCTGTTCGCGCAAGGCAATTCCGCCTCCTTGGACTATGTCTGTGATGAACTGAATACTATCAGTGGTACCCAACCAGATCCTATCAAATCATATTGCATGAAATGGTACCATCCCGTATGTCAGCGCCCGACCAGCGGCACCGGCAATTCTGGGCGGAACTTCCGAGTCCTGAGGTTTGCCGAGGTCAAACTGTTCTACGCTGAGGCACTGAATGAAATGGGCAATCGGCAAGCCGCAATCGATCAGATCCGGGAACTCGTGGAGCGTGCGAATCTCATCGATGATCGGGTACGTGATGGGGTATCTCGCAACCTCAATGCCTTGCAGTTGGATTCCTATGAGAATACCCGTGACCTGATCTGGGAGGAGCGCAGATTGGAAATGGCGTTTGAGTTTGATCGATTCTGGGAAATCGTCCGCCAAGGCAAAGCTGCTGCATACATGCAGGAGTTCAACAGTCAGGCAGCAGCATTTGGGCCACTTTGGCGCAAAAACTTCCAGACAGGCATCAATGAGGTCTTCCCGATTCCTCAGATCGAAGTGGACCTTTCCAATGGCGTCATGGTCCAGAACCCCGGTTACTAA
- a CDS encoding mandelate racemase/muconate lactonizing enzyme family protein — translation MKIKSIESFIITDKLKESFYFSQWEYSERRICIVKITSDSGHVGWGEGYGPAEVIKAGIDYLKPFILGSNPLETETIWETMYRRTLDFARRGILVSALSAIDVALWDLKGKILEQPVYQLLGGKKRDTIIPYATGMYFSTSVNSQGEILSREAKEYADLGYKAMKMKVGLGIEEDVRNVRLVREAIGPDIKLMIDANHAYNLREAILLAKAVEPYDIYWFEEPISPEYYSQYAELRSKTTIPIAGGECEYLRFGFQTLLQSKSVDIVQPDICATGGLTEAKRIAVLASVHGVEVVPHTWGTGIAISAALHFVCNLDTVPGRLKTPQFFIEYDRTENGLRDSLTTSEMVIDNGEIQISDCPGLGFEFNEDALYKYAQPVL, via the coding sequence ATGAAGATTAAATCGATTGAAAGCTTCATTATCACTGATAAACTGAAGGAGAGCTTCTACTTTTCGCAATGGGAATACTCTGAGCGCAGAATCTGCATCGTCAAGATCACCAGTGATTCAGGACATGTCGGATGGGGAGAAGGATATGGCCCGGCTGAAGTCATCAAAGCCGGTATCGACTATCTGAAGCCATTCATTCTGGGTTCCAATCCTTTGGAGACCGAGACGATTTGGGAAACGATGTACCGCCGGACCTTGGACTTTGCTCGGCGAGGGATTTTGGTGTCAGCCTTGAGTGCGATCGATGTAGCGCTTTGGGACCTGAAAGGCAAGATCCTCGAGCAACCAGTCTACCAATTGCTCGGCGGTAAAAAGCGGGATACTATCATCCCCTATGCCACTGGCATGTACTTCTCCACCAGCGTCAACAGCCAAGGAGAGATTTTGTCCCGTGAGGCGAAGGAATACGCGGATCTGGGCTACAAGGCCATGAAGATGAAGGTAGGACTCGGGATCGAAGAAGATGTCCGCAACGTCAGATTGGTACGTGAAGCCATCGGCCCGGACATCAAGCTGATGATCGACGCCAACCATGCATACAACCTCCGCGAAGCGATCTTGCTCGCCAAGGCGGTTGAACCATACGATATTTACTGGTTTGAGGAACCCATCTCCCCCGAATACTATTCTCAGTATGCGGAGCTGCGGTCCAAGACCACCATCCCAATCGCTGGCGGCGAATGTGAATACCTGAGATTTGGATTCCAGACGCTCCTGCAATCCAAATCCGTGGACATTGTGCAGCCAGATATCTGTGCTACTGGAGGATTGACCGAGGCTAAGCGCATTGCTGTGCTGGCGTCCGTACACGGCGTGGAAGTGGTACCGCACACTTGGGGAACCGGCATTGCGATTTCGGCGGCACTCCATTTTGTGTGTAACTTAGATACTGTACCGGGCCGCCTCAAAACCCCTCAATTCTTCATCGAGTACGACCGAACGGAAAATGGACTGAGGGACTCGCTGACGACCTCAGAGATGGTGATTGACAATGGAGAAATCCAGATCAGCGATTGCCCCGGTTTGGGATTTGAATTCAACGAGGATGCGCTCTACAAATACGCGCAGCCTGTTCTCTAA
- a CDS encoding arylsulfatase has protein sequence MRKHQLYWIMIGLCAVWAGCQTNASSSVDLQDSPSGPNIVYILVDDMGYADLGVYGQETIPTPNLDRMAGEGIRFMQHYAGSTVCAPSRGALMTGRHSGHGRVRGNYERGSHGFGGGLHLQPQDVTVAEVLSRGGYSTGLIGKWGLGMHGTTGEPTSKGFDSYFGFLNQAHAHWQFPEYLFRDGDTVEIAENQNGQRGAYSNDLFTDGAIDFISEHQENPFFLYLAYTTPHAEMIVPEDSIFEQYKGQFEETPFVENTQGGNKKGFGRYQSQPNPKAAYATMVHRIDLDVQRILDHLQELGLDEQTIVMFSSDNGPHREGGAHPDQFDSNGPLRGMKRDLYEGGIRIPFIARWPGHIPAGQSSDHISAFWDVLPTVAELAHVDISNLEIDGISFAPEMLGKGDLQEKHDYLYWEFHEAKYTHQAIRRGDWKAVRLNPSKPVELYNLSTDLSESRNVADQYPDLAAELAILMDQSRTPHEIWKVKQPQISAAQAD, from the coding sequence ATGCGCAAGCACCAACTATACTGGATCATGATCGGCCTTTGTGCCGTCTGGGCGGGCTGCCAGACCAATGCCAGCAGCAGCGTCGACTTACAGGACTCGCCTTCGGGCCCCAACATTGTCTATATTTTGGTAGATGATATGGGCTATGCCGACTTGGGGGTGTATGGACAGGAAACCATCCCCACCCCCAATTTGGATCGCATGGCAGGCGAAGGTATTCGCTTCATGCAGCACTATGCCGGCAGTACGGTATGTGCTCCTTCCCGGGGCGCGCTGATGACGGGAAGACATAGTGGGCATGGAAGAGTGAGAGGAAATTACGAGCGGGGAAGTCATGGATTTGGAGGGGGATTGCACCTACAGCCTCAGGATGTGACAGTCGCAGAGGTGTTGAGCCGTGGCGGATATTCTACGGGATTGATTGGAAAATGGGGATTGGGGATGCATGGAACTACCGGCGAGCCTACTTCCAAGGGATTTGATTCCTACTTCGGATTTCTCAACCAAGCTCATGCGCATTGGCAGTTTCCTGAATACTTATTCAGAGATGGGGACACTGTGGAAATCGCCGAAAATCAAAACGGGCAACGAGGAGCATACAGCAATGATCTGTTCACTGATGGAGCGATAGATTTCATTTCTGAGCATCAGGAAAATCCCTTTTTCCTTTACCTCGCATATACCACCCCGCATGCTGAGATGATTGTTCCAGAGGACAGCATTTTCGAACAGTACAAGGGGCAGTTTGAGGAAACGCCTTTCGTGGAAAATACCCAAGGAGGAAACAAAAAAGGATTCGGACGCTACCAGTCTCAACCCAATCCCAAAGCCGCTTATGCCACGATGGTGCATCGCATCGACCTCGATGTGCAGCGAATTTTGGATCACTTGCAGGAATTGGGCTTGGATGAACAGACCATCGTGATGTTCTCCAGCGACAATGGACCCCATCGTGAAGGGGGGGCACATCCTGACCAATTTGATTCCAATGGTCCTTTGAGAGGAATGAAGCGAGATCTCTACGAAGGAGGAATCCGGATTCCGTTTATTGCACGTTGGCCCGGACACATTCCGGCTGGCCAATCCTCCGATCATATTTCCGCATTTTGGGATGTGCTGCCGACAGTGGCTGAATTGGCCCATGTGGATATTAGTAATTTGGAGATCGATGGGATTTCTTTTGCACCGGAAATGCTGGGAAAAGGTGATCTACAAGAGAAACATGATTATCTTTATTGGGAATTCCATGAGGCGAAATATACGCATCAAGCCATTCGTCGGGGTGATTGGAAAGCAGTCCGGCTCAATCCCTCCAAACCTGTGGAATTGTACAACCTCTCCACGGATCTGTCCGAATCTCGAAACGTCGCTGATCAATATCCAGATCTCGCGGCGGAGCTGGCTATCCTGATGGATCAATCTCGCACACCGCATGAAATCTGGAAGGTCAAGCAACCTCAGATTTCTGCTGCCCAAGCCGATTGA
- a CDS encoding two-component regulator propeller domain-containing protein, with amino-acid sequence MSRLLILCLWGILGWLLLIPAQATPTLPFLHEFAPDGKILNQPVNSMLIDRSGYLWIGSFSGLYRYDGASVIQYTHDAQDSHSLLNNNVTNLLEDRHGQIWITSESGLSCFNPQTRKFQSWLGLVGKQLILDEQGHVLMVQRDGQQVIRITPESQQGEALKREVWLSESQFQRNAKRLWIEQVEQDPLGRWWIGTNRGLWSWNTDEQPKRTSIRQPISTMRIDPSQRYLWMGTRGPRLIKCALPTNRQDQPTRLGEKDLLEDNRIEVRDLSIESSGRLWVATSRGICLLEASESLETAEVLHMQADESRIGGLPSDHVSCLLKDASHSLWIGTLQGIRQYKQQPFEWNLLKLNPDNYVPLNQIIHSACVDSEGSLWVGTPNDGIFRKKVNERQFEHIAMPKGGVREIVQTQSGDLLIASHERIFRLKNPTRTDIQARDWELIKTFENTVIDLLEVSPNLIWVGQWKVGVSVLNLKTLEESEGPLAENELYGTSLHIGAMTKDRQGTIWVGTRGYGVYQLHPDGRQVRYYNFGADDGDLSYGVLGMFEDARGRVWIGTRGGGLFRYAPDRSGFEHFTVEDGLPSMTVTGITEDQFGRVWVGTEQGLALYLPEEPMPFIDYGVTDGMLNTHFNYNSLARTHDGIFFGCNNGIYHLMPKSLPYAPGNPNLVISHFQVFNPNQDQPDLIQPDADIDAQLKSGNVALEHDRNSFEIHLSALDFAAPEKIKYAYRLVGLEEAWHFTRADDRVAKYVQVPAGNYRFEVMCSDSKGYWTRQSISLPIEIKPAFWMTKTAFVMYGLIIGLVLIGVVLLVWKWEGLQRRLRKAALERARQDSNIHYFSDLSHEIRNRLTLIMGPLEKVLAENPDKVQMETVQKIYQNALRLKRLTDEIMNLRKSDMGAFRLRAGRGDILQFLKRIKTDMDDVATVKQIHYHFESRETEILAWFDQQLVEIITLNLLSNAFKYSGEHGTIRVRVASELLAGDALPNANMSAGAYTRLEVIDNGNGISPSDLERIFEPYTQAEVSKEQLLGGTGLGLDLVVRLVRLHHGEIAAESKPGETRITVWIPAAMELYDPQELHRSAAEMDGPQVDHASGDIPEEQANLAEAPLVLIAEDDPELRHMLAESLGAEFRIITAADGAEGYELAKRESPDLILSDMIMPGTDGLAFLKQVRGNKSLNDVPFVVLTARYSEEQRLACIQHDADDFLEKPFRMEFLRWRIRNLLSNRMLLKEKYGKVITVEPKVVEVQSPEDQFIQQVVDLLEAHIDASWLSVEFLASEMSMSRATFYRRMEEIMQDSPSNFIKQFRLKRALQLLKQQSLNISEVAYRTGFKSPRYFSKCFQKEFGLSPSAYLKQLKEGEPVDEVPS; translated from the coding sequence ATGAGTCGATTGTTGATACTTTGCTTGTGGGGAATCCTCGGGTGGTTATTACTCATTCCAGCCCAAGCAACTCCCACACTTCCATTCCTCCATGAATTCGCACCGGATGGGAAAATCCTCAATCAACCGGTGAATTCCATGCTGATCGATCGATCTGGGTATTTGTGGATTGGATCGTTTTCAGGACTTTATCGATATGATGGGGCCTCGGTGATCCAGTACACACACGATGCACAGGACTCCCATTCCTTGCTCAACAACAATGTCACCAACCTCCTAGAGGATAGACATGGCCAGATTTGGATCACTTCCGAGTCGGGCCTTAGTTGTTTTAATCCCCAGACCCGCAAATTCCAGTCTTGGTTGGGGTTGGTGGGCAAACAACTCATCCTCGATGAACAAGGTCATGTCCTCATGGTCCAGCGAGATGGGCAACAGGTGATCCGGATTACCCCAGAATCTCAACAGGGAGAAGCGCTGAAACGCGAGGTATGGCTGAGTGAATCTCAGTTCCAGCGAAATGCCAAAAGATTGTGGATCGAACAAGTCGAGCAAGACCCGCTCGGTAGATGGTGGATCGGAACCAATCGGGGACTCTGGTCTTGGAACACGGATGAGCAGCCAAAGCGAACCTCGATTCGCCAACCGATTTCCACCATGCGGATCGATCCTTCGCAGCGGTACTTATGGATGGGTACCAGAGGACCCAGACTCATCAAATGTGCGCTTCCGACCAATCGCCAAGATCAACCAACTCGGTTGGGTGAAAAGGACTTACTGGAGGACAATCGAATTGAAGTCCGCGATCTTTCTATCGAATCTTCCGGTAGGCTTTGGGTGGCGACTTCTCGGGGAATTTGCCTGCTGGAAGCGTCTGAAAGCCTTGAGACTGCCGAGGTGCTGCACATGCAAGCCGACGAGTCTCGCATTGGCGGATTGCCGAGCGATCACGTTTCGTGCTTGCTCAAGGATGCCAGCCACTCGCTGTGGATCGGGACGTTGCAGGGCATTCGTCAGTACAAGCAGCAACCCTTCGAATGGAATCTCCTCAAGCTCAATCCCGACAATTATGTCCCGCTCAATCAAATCATCCATTCTGCATGTGTAGACTCGGAAGGAAGCCTCTGGGTAGGAACGCCCAACGATGGAATTTTTCGGAAAAAGGTCAATGAGCGGCAATTCGAGCATATCGCCATGCCCAAAGGAGGGGTCCGGGAAATCGTTCAGACTCAATCAGGAGATTTGCTCATCGCTTCCCATGAACGCATTTTTAGACTCAAAAACCCCACACGCACCGATATACAAGCCCGTGACTGGGAACTGATCAAGACCTTCGAAAATACTGTCATAGATCTGCTCGAAGTCTCTCCCAATCTCATCTGGGTCGGCCAATGGAAGGTTGGGGTCAGTGTGCTCAATCTCAAAACGCTGGAGGAATCCGAAGGCCCGCTTGCGGAAAACGAACTCTATGGAACGAGTCTCCATATCGGGGCCATGACCAAGGATCGCCAAGGGACAATTTGGGTAGGTACCCGAGGCTATGGGGTATATCAATTGCATCCAGATGGGCGGCAGGTCCGCTATTACAATTTTGGCGCAGATGATGGAGACCTCAGCTATGGCGTACTCGGGATGTTTGAAGATGCCCGCGGGCGTGTATGGATTGGAACAAGAGGTGGGGGGCTGTTTCGATATGCTCCGGATAGATCTGGGTTTGAGCACTTCACGGTAGAAGATGGACTCCCTTCCATGACGGTTACAGGCATTACCGAGGATCAATTTGGCCGGGTATGGGTAGGTACCGAACAAGGACTGGCCTTGTATCTCCCGGAAGAACCGATGCCTTTCATCGACTACGGAGTGACCGATGGGATGCTCAATACGCACTTCAATTACAACAGTCTCGCTCGCACGCATGACGGGATTTTCTTTGGGTGCAACAATGGGATCTACCATTTGATGCCCAAGTCCCTGCCTTATGCACCGGGCAATCCCAATTTGGTGATCAGTCATTTTCAGGTGTTCAACCCCAATCAGGATCAGCCCGATTTGATCCAGCCTGATGCCGATATCGATGCCCAGCTCAAATCAGGAAATGTCGCGCTGGAACACGATCGAAATTCGTTTGAGATTCACCTCTCGGCGCTAGATTTTGCTGCCCCCGAAAAGATCAAATACGCCTATCGACTCGTGGGACTGGAAGAAGCATGGCACTTTACCCGTGCAGATGATCGGGTGGCCAAATACGTGCAGGTGCCTGCGGGAAACTACCGATTCGAGGTGATGTGCTCTGACAGCAAAGGGTACTGGACTCGCCAATCTATCTCGCTACCGATCGAGATAAAGCCAGCCTTTTGGATGACCAAGACCGCTTTTGTCATGTATGGCCTGATCATCGGCTTGGTGTTGATCGGTGTGGTACTGCTTGTTTGGAAATGGGAAGGGCTCCAACGTCGGCTTCGGAAGGCTGCCTTGGAGCGCGCACGGCAAGACTCCAACATTCATTATTTCTCCGACCTTTCCCACGAAATTCGCAACCGATTGACCCTCATCATGGGACCGCTGGAAAAAGTGCTGGCGGAAAACCCCGATAAGGTTCAGATGGAGACAGTCCAAAAAATCTACCAAAATGCCCTGCGCCTCAAACGCCTCACCGATGAGATCATGAATCTCCGCAAAAGCGATATGGGGGCGTTCAGATTGCGAGCGGGTAGGGGAGACATCCTCCAATTCCTCAAGCGCATCAAAACCGATATGGACGATGTCGCCACGGTCAAGCAGATCCATTACCACTTCGAATCCCGCGAAACCGAAATTCTCGCTTGGTTTGATCAGCAGTTGGTGGAAATCATCACCCTCAACCTGCTCTCCAATGCCTTCAAATACTCCGGGGAGCATGGAACCATCCGGGTCCGCGTGGCCTCAGAACTCCTCGCTGGAGATGCGCTACCCAACGCCAATATGTCCGCAGGTGCCTATACTCGACTTGAGGTGATCGACAATGGCAATGGAATCTCGCCTTCCGATCTGGAGCGAATTTTCGAGCCATACACCCAAGCTGAGGTATCCAAGGAGCAACTGCTGGGCGGGACAGGATTGGGGTTGGATCTGGTGGTGAGACTGGTCCGATTGCATCACGGGGAGATTGCTGCTGAGAGCAAGCCCGGAGAGACACGGATTACGGTCTGGATTCCAGCAGCGATGGAATTGTACGATCCTCAAGAATTGCACCGATCCGCCGCGGAAATGGATGGACCTCAGGTGGACCATGCCAGTGGTGATATACCTGAAGAACAAGCCAATCTGGCCGAAGCACCTTTGGTGTTGATTGCCGAAGATGATCCCGAGCTGCGTCACATGCTGGCGGAATCATTGGGGGCCGAGTTCCGGATTATCACTGCGGCAGATGGCGCGGAAGGGTATGAATTGGCCAAGCGTGAATCACCGGATTTGATCCTGAGCGATATGATCATGCCGGGCACGGACGGATTGGCGTTCCTCAAGCAGGTGCGTGGCAACAAGTCCCTCAATGATGTACCATTTGTGGTGTTGACAGCCAGGTATTCGGAGGAGCAAAGATTGGCGTGCATCCAGCATGATGCCGATGATTTCCTCGAAAAGCCTTTTCGCATGGAATTCCTGCGCTGGCGGATCCGAAATCTCCTGTCCAATCGGATGCTGCTCAAGGAGAAATACGGCAAGGTCATCACGGTCGAGCCCAAAGTGGTGGAAGTGCAATCCCCCGAGGACCAATTTATCCAGCAAGTGGTGGATTTGTTGGAGGCGCATATCGATGCCTCATGGCTCAGTGTGGAATTTCTCGCTTCCGAGATGAGCATGAGCCGCGCGACCTTCTATCGTCGGATGGAGGAAATCATGCAGGATTCACCGTCCAATTTCATCAAGCAATTCCGACTCAAACGCGCCCTCCAGCTCCTCAAGCAACAATCCCTCAACATTTCCGAAGTGGCCTATCGCACGGGTTTCAAAAGTCCGAGATACTTCAGCAAATGTTTCCAGAAGGAATTTGGGCTTTCGCCATCGGCCTATCTCAAGCAGCTCAAGGAAGGCGAGCCGGTCGATGAGGTCCCGAGCTGA
- a CDS encoding NAD-dependent succinate-semialdehyde dehydrogenase, with translation MNFGYKKLYIGGKLLDAASGNKQEIICPGTDEVVAEVAWAGKEDAELALVEAQKGFKRWSKLPLSERTAWMMKLRDEVLKHESILRKAVVFEMGKTYEQAQEDIDMLVEGLTFYPEVMQNMHGEIIPDKENTHRHQIVDQPAGVAVAYLAWNFPLLNIGYKLGPALAAGCSIIIKPSERSPLSALVLGEILAGIDFPAGVVNFVCGDVQDVALPMTTSKIPKVITMIGSSRSGRSVIRDSATSIKHLSMELGGNAPFIVCADADIETAVDTGIALKYGNCGQVCVSPNRFIIHEDVYDEFLEKFTEQAKQIKVGFGLEEKPDMGPLVSSQDRDRIMQLVEDDVAAGAELVLGGGIPAGATQGNFMEPTIITGIDENSRSFREEIFGPVAAMMKFSDLEEAVALGNNTEFGLVSYVFSSNERTVRELSEELEFGEVQINGVKYAIYLPHGGIKESGIGHDCSYLALNDYLVKKRITVTI, from the coding sequence ATGAATTTCGGGTATAAGAAACTCTATATCGGTGGCAAATTGCTCGATGCCGCCAGTGGAAATAAACAGGAAATCATCTGCCCAGGTACCGATGAGGTGGTGGCAGAGGTGGCGTGGGCTGGCAAGGAAGATGCCGAATTGGCATTGGTAGAAGCTCAGAAAGGCTTCAAGCGCTGGTCCAAATTGCCGCTTTCCGAGCGTACAGCTTGGATGATGAAATTGCGGGATGAAGTCCTCAAGCACGAATCCATCCTTCGCAAGGCAGTAGTCTTTGAAATGGGCAAGACCTACGAGCAAGCCCAAGAAGACATCGATATGCTGGTGGAAGGGCTGACCTTCTATCCAGAGGTGATGCAGAATATGCATGGCGAGATCATTCCTGACAAGGAAAATACCCACCGCCATCAGATTGTGGATCAGCCAGCGGGCGTGGCAGTAGCCTATCTCGCATGGAATTTTCCGCTGCTCAATATCGGGTACAAACTTGGACCTGCATTGGCGGCTGGTTGCTCCATCATAATCAAGCCTTCCGAGCGCTCTCCATTGTCTGCGCTTGTGCTTGGCGAAATTTTGGCGGGAATCGATTTCCCTGCCGGAGTAGTCAATTTCGTATGTGGCGATGTCCAAGACGTCGCTCTTCCGATGACCACTAGCAAGATTCCCAAAGTCATCACCATGATCGGCTCTTCTCGATCTGGCAGAAGCGTCATTCGGGATTCGGCTACCTCGATCAAGCACTTGAGCATGGAGCTGGGCGGGAATGCGCCATTCATCGTCTGTGCCGATGCGGATATCGAAACAGCCGTAGATACTGGGATCGCGCTGAAATATGGAAACTGCGGTCAGGTATGTGTTTCTCCCAACCGATTCATCATCCACGAAGATGTGTATGACGAATTTTTGGAGAAATTCACCGAGCAGGCCAAACAGATCAAGGTTGGTTTTGGCTTGGAAGAGAAACCTGACATGGGACCATTGGTCAGCAGCCAAGACCGAGATCGGATCATGCAGCTCGTGGAGGACGATGTCGCCGCAGGTGCAGAACTGGTCCTTGGAGGCGGAATTCCAGCCGGAGCCACTCAAGGAAATTTCATGGAGCCGACCATCATCACAGGCATCGATGAAAACAGCCGTAGCTTCCGCGAGGAGATTTTCGGGCCAGTCGCGGCCATGATGAAATTCTCCGATCTGGAGGAGGCGGTAGCTTTGGGCAACAATACTGAATTTGGTCTGGTTTCGTATGTGTTCTCCTCCAACGAGCGCACGGTACGCGAGCTTTCCGAAGAACTGGAGTTTGGCGAGGTGCAAATCAATGGCGTCAAATATGCCATTTACCTCCCTCACGGTGGAATCAAGGAGAGTGGCATCGGCCATGATTGTTCCTACCTAGCCCTCAATGATTACCTCGTCAAGAAACGCATCACCGTAACGATTTAA